Within bacterium, the genomic segment ATATTTTTCTCCGCGACTCTGCGTCTGGGCGGTGTCTATTCCCTCAAGGAGAGAAAAAGTTATGCAAACACAAACAATATTTAGGATAACAGAACCAATAAGGAAACAAATAATAAAGATAGTTGATGAGCGAATAAGAGAAGACTATGTAACAAAGGGAGATTTTTCTGAACTCAGGTCAATAGTGTGGAGTATTGGGGTTGAAGTAGAGAAATTAGCTGAGGCACAAAAGAAGACAGAGATAAAAGTAGAAGAATTAGCTGAGGCACAAAAGAAAACAGAGACAAAGGTAGAAGAATTAGCTGAGGCACAAAAGAAGACAGAGGAAGAGATACGGACACTTGCAATGGAATTAAAAGAAACAAGGAGAGAACTTAAACAAGATATTAAAGATACCAGGATACAACTGGGTGGTTTAGAAAAGAGTGTCAGCTACGGATTTGAAAATGAGGCTTATCGAATGCTTCCATTAGTACTAAAAGAAAGATATAACATCCAGATAGACAAGAAATTGATTAGGGTAAAGATGGGAGAAAAAGAAATAAATATATTTGGAAAAGGGAAGATGAATGGAAAAGAGATATTGATAGTTGGTGAGGCACAACTTAGACTTGATGAGATGCGAAAGGGGGATAAGGAAAGGATATTTCAGGATTTGGAGAATAAAGTAGAGATAGTGAAGAAGGAATACAAACAAGAGATTGTCCGGTTGTTAATTGCTCATTTTGCTACACCTGGATTTATAAAAGAGGCAGAAGGAAGAGGCATAATCGTCATCCAAAGCTTTGAGTGGTAGTTATAGAGGGATACTTAACCGTCTTCTCTGGAGTACGGTAATCGTTCAGGTGGTAATTCACCGCAAGATGCCACAGAGATGCAGAGAAAAAATTAAAATCTATTCACCAGAGACAGAAATTTCCTTTTTTTGTGCATTTGGGGTCTTTCGTTGTTTATTAATCTTTTAATACTTACTTTTGACTAACTGTTTTTAAGCCTTTTTAAACACCAAAAAACGCGAAAAACACGAAAAAAAGATATTTTCCTCTCTGTTTCTCTGCGTCTCTGCGGTAAAGGATTACCTGAACGATTACTTTTATATTTTGCTTTTTGCATTTTGAGATTTGGAGGAAATTGATAAAAATAAAGGTTTTAAATACCCGCTTAAAAACTACAGTTTCCTGGTTTTGCAGAACTCTAATGGATAATTAATAAAAGGAGAAAAAGTATGGCTGTTTCATTACTAAAAACAGAAGAGGAACATATTCTTAGAGTCTTACCTACCTTGTTAAAAAGGGATGAACAATTCAAGGGTTCTCTCTATACCATCTTAGGAGAAACCTTTATTAAAAGGGATGACTTCTCTGAACTTAAGGGTATTGTAAAGGAACTTGCACTTGCACAGAAAAAGACAGAGGAGGAACTTAGATTACTGGCATCAGAAGTAAAGATTACCAGAAAAGAACTTAAGGATGATATTAAGGATACCAGAATAAACTTAAGTGGATTAGGTAAAAGTATGAGCTACGCCTTAGAAAATGAAGCATTTCGAATGATTCCTGGCGTATTGAAGGAAAAATATGGCATTCAGCTAAAAGAAAAGCTTATCAGGACAAAACTTGGGAAGAAAGAGATAAACATATTCGGTAAAGCTGAAATAAATGGGGAGGAGGTAGTGCTCGTAGGCGAGACACAACTAAGACTGGATGAGACACGGAAGAAAGACAAAGAAGGTATATTTAAGGACTTAAAAGAAAAAGCAGAGGTAGTAAGTAAGGAATATCAAGGGAAAAGGATAGAGAAGTTGTTAATTGCCCATTTTGCTACCCCGGGGTTTATAAAAGAGGCAGAAGGAAGAGGCATAATCGTCATCCAAAGCTTTGAGTGGTAGTTATAGAGGAATATTTAACCGTCTCCTCTGGAGTACGGTAATCGTTCAGGTGGTAATTCACCGCAAGATGCCAAAATTTCTTCAACACGACACTACGAACGGTTTGTTGGTTATAATTTTATGATTACTCAAAAACAAATTATTGAACAAGAAAAAAGATTTATGGTTCCTGTCTATAAACGCTTTCCAGTATGTTTTGTCAAAGGGAAAGGGATTAAAATCTGGGATATTAATGGTAAAGAATACTTAGATTTCTTTGGACAGGGAGTAAATAGTATTGGACATAGCCATCCTCAGTTAGTCAGGGCGATTACAGAACAGGCAAATAACCTGATACATTTTTCCAATCTTTATTATACCATTCCACAGATAGAATTAGCTCAGAAATTGGCTTCAATATCCTTTGAAGGGAAGGTATTTTTTGCCAATAGTGGGGCGGAGGCAAATGAAGCCGCAATTAAACTTGCCAGAATATACGGTCAGGGTAAATATGAAATAATTACAATGACCGGCTCATTTCACGGAAGAACATTAGCTACCTTAACAGCTACAGGTCAGGATAAAATACATAAAGGATTTGAGCCATTGGTTGAGGGTTTTAAGTATGCGCCATTCAATAACCTTGACGAGGTAGAAAAGGCTATCACCCCATCTACCTGTGCCATCCTGATTGAACCAATTCAAGGAGAAGGAGGCGTTAATGTTGCAGACGAACAATATTTAAAAGGATTGCGTGCCTTGTGTGATGAACATAAAATATTGCTTATTTTAGACGAAGTCCAGACAGGAATTGGTCGAACAGGCAAGATGTTTGGCTACGAGCATTACGGGATTGTCCCGGATATTATCACCCTGGCGAAATGGCTGGGAAGTGGTCTGCCAATTGGGGCAATGGTCGCCAAACCTGAATTAGCTGACCTTTTTACACCAGGAACGCATGCCTCTACTTTCGGCGGAAATCCTTTAGTCTGTGCCGGAACATTAGCCGTGATTAATGCCATTATCGAAGAAAATCTGGTTGAAAATGCAAAAGAGATAGGTAACTATCTCTTTAATCGACTATCTGAATTAAAAGATAAATATAGCTTCATAAAAGAGGTGCGAGGAAAAGGATTAATGATTGGTCTGGAGCTTGAGTTTCCAGGACAGCCAATTGTTAGTACCTGTCTGGAACAGGGATTAATTATTAATTGCACCGTAGAAAAGGTTTTGCGGTTACTACCACCATTAATTGTGACCAAACAGGATGTAGATGAAGCCGTAAAAATACTGGATAAAGTGATTTTTTTCACCGCAGAGGCGCAGAGGACGCAGAGAAAAAATTAAAATCTATTCACCAGAAACAGAAATTTCCTTTTTTTGTGCATTTCGTGTCCTTCGTGCTCTTCGTGGTGAATAGTTACGAAAAACACAAAAAAAGATATTTTCCTCTCTGTTTCTCTGCGTCTCTGCGGTAAAGGATTACCCGAACGGTTACATTTCTTTGTGGCAAAAAAAGGAGAGTTAAAATGGGAAAGCGGGATTTATTATCTGTGACTGATTTAGATGTTGCGGATATACGATGGATATTTGAACTAACGGATTCCATATTAAAGAAAGACCAGAGTGGGGAAAAATATCTTCCGCTGGCTAATAAATCTATTGCCTTAATCTTCCAAAAACCATCCACAAGAACCAGGATTTCTTTTGAAGTTGCCATCCACCAATTAGGTGGTCAGGCAATATTCTTACGCCAGGATGAAATTCAACTCGGAATAAGAGAACCTATTGAAGATATTAGCAAAACACTCTCACAATATGTCCAGTTAATTACTGCCAGAACTTACGCTCATAAAGATGTTGAACTCCTGGCTAAATATGCCTATGTCCCGGTAATTAATGCTTTATCAGACCAATTTCATCCCTGCCAGGCATTATCTGATGTCTATACTATCTGGAAAAAGAAAGGGAAGATTACGGGGTTAAATTTAACTTTTATTGGTGATGGTGCAAATAATATTTCTAACAGTTTAATTTTAATCTCAGCAATGATGGGAATGAATATCACGGTGGCGACTCCAGCCAAATATATGCCTGAACAAGAAATAATTTCCA encodes:
- a CDS encoding aspartate aminotransferase family protein; the encoded protein is MITQKQIIEQEKRFMVPVYKRFPVCFVKGKGIKIWDINGKEYLDFFGQGVNSIGHSHPQLVRAITEQANNLIHFSNLYYTIPQIELAQKLASISFEGKVFFANSGAEANEAAIKLARIYGQGKYEIITMTGSFHGRTLATLTATGQDKIHKGFEPLVEGFKYAPFNNLDEVEKAITPSTCAILIEPIQGEGGVNVADEQYLKGLRALCDEHKILLILDEVQTGIGRTGKMFGYEHYGIVPDIITLAKWLGSGLPIGAMVAKPELADLFTPGTHASTFGGNPLVCAGTLAVINAIIEENLVENAKEIGNYLFNRLSELKDKYSFIKEVRGKGLMIGLELEFPGQPIVSTCLEQGLIINCTVEKVLRLLPPLIVTKQDVDEAVKILDKVIFFTAEAQRTQRKN
- the argF gene encoding ornithine carbamoyltransferase produces the protein MGKRDLLSVTDLDVADIRWIFELTDSILKKDQSGEKYLPLANKSIALIFQKPSTRTRISFEVAIHQLGGQAIFLRQDEIQLGIREPIEDISKTLSQYVQLITARTYAHKDVELLAKYAYVPVINALSDQFHPCQALSDVYTIWKKKGKITGLNLTFIGDGANNISNSLILISAMMGMNITVATPAKYMPEQEIISRAKEISANSKSQIKIIHDPLEAAREADIIYTDVWTSMGQEEEEETRKKIFAPYQVNSAMLNSAKDDCLLMHCLPAHRGEEVTAEVLDSQHSIVFEQAKNKLLVQKGILVFLIV